A window of Thiovulum sp. ES genomic DNA:
TTGCTAGAAAAATATCTTTACAGACATCGAAGATAATTAGAGTTTTATTTACATTTTTGATAGAATATTATAATAATAATTATATAATATATAAGGATAAATTTTGAATAGATTCATTTTACTGTTTTTAACTTCAATTGCTCTTTTTGCGGGAGATTATGAAGATATTGAGTGGGAGCTTGACTATAAAGATGCAACAAAAGTTGCAAACTATCAAAAAAAGCCAATTATGGTTTTAATTACAACAAAGCGGTGCAAGTGGTGTAAAAAGATGAAGCATAAAACTCTTAGTGATGATTCAGTTATTAATCGTTTGAATGAGAATTTTGTTACTGTTGAAGTTACACGACGGGAAGATGATTATCCATACAAAGAGTTAAGAGCAAGAGCAGTTCCAACAATCTATTTTCTTTCAGCAGAGGGAAAAAAGATCATGCGACCAGTTATGGGATATTGGAATGTTGAAAATTTCATGTCTTATATTGGAAAAGCAGAAAAAGAGGCGATGAGGTCAGCAAAATGATAATTTACGGAAAACAACCTATTCTCTATCTTCTTAAAAATCATAGAGATAAAATTGAGAAAATCTTTCTCTCAAAAGAGATTGACAAAAAAATCTTTCACCAAATTAAAGATATTCCAATTGAGAGAGTTGATACAAAAAAAGCTCAAGGAATGGCAAGAGGCGGAAATCATCAAGGTTTTTTAGCTCAAGTCAAAGAGATTGAAACTCTCTTTTATGGAGATTTAATTAAGAAAAATAGTTTCGTCTTGATTCTTCATGGTGTTACAGATGTTGGAAATATTGGTGGAATTATCCGAACGGCATATTCTTTAGGAGTTGAAGGAGTTATTATTTCTGGAATTCAAAATATCTCTTTTTCAGGAATTGCAAGAAGTAGTTCAGGAGCTGTTTTTGATATGCCTCTCTCAATTCACAAAAATATTCTTGATATTTTAAATGAAGCAAAACAGATCGGTTTTAAAACCTACGGTGCTTCTGCTGATGGAACTGATGTTAGAGAAGTTGAATTCCCAGAAAAAAGAGTTCTCGTTGTTGGTAGCGAGGGTGAAGGAATTCCAAATCGTATTTTAAAATCACTCAATAAAAAAGTTGCTGTTTCAATGGAGAGAGATTTTGACTCCTTAAATGTTAGTGTTGCAACTGGTATTTTAAT
This region includes:
- a CDS encoding rRNA methylase, putative, group 3 (PFAM: SpoU rRNA Methylase family; RNA 2'-O ribose methyltransferase substrate binding~TIGRFAM: rRNA methylase, putative, group 3); this encodes MIIYGKQPILYLLKNHRDKIEKIFLSKEIDKKIFHQIKDIPIERVDTKKAQGMARGGNHQGFLAQVKEIETLFYGDLIKKNSFVLILHGVTDVGNIGGIIRTAYSLGVEGVIISGIQNISFSGIARSSSGAVFDMPLSIHKNILDILNEAKQIGFKTYGASADGTDVREVEFPEKRVLVVGSEGEGIPNRILKSLNKKVAVSMERDFDSLNVSVATGILIDRMRV
- a CDS encoding thioredoxin domain protein (PFAM: Protein of unknown function, DUF255), encoding MNRFILLFLTSIALFAGDYEDIEWELDYKDATKVANYQKKPIMVLITTKRCKWCKKMKHKTLSDDSVINRLNENFVTVEVTRREDDYPYKELRARAVPTIYFLSAEGKKIMRPVMGYWNVENFMSYIGKAEKEAMRSAK